Proteins encoded in a region of the Populus alba chromosome 13, ASM523922v2, whole genome shotgun sequence genome:
- the LOC118061433 gene encoding uncharacterized protein has translation MMSLLHKPVSMFLGVLFFLFLMCFPSFFAFPPNFSTTSFGAAKYVAAEGNKEAEALLKWKASLDDNHSQAVLSSWVGSSPCKWLGITCDNSGSVAHFSLTHFGLRGTLHSFNFSSFPNLHTLILSKNSLYGAIPSHISNLTKITYLDLCDNHFTGNIPHEIGLLASLNFLYLCENNLIGNIPLEIGLLTSLNFLYLCENNLTGLIPSSIGTLKHLSTLYLWSNRLSGLIPLEIGSLQSLNFLSLSSNDLTGRIPSSIGNLRNLSILYLLNNKLTGSIPFSIGNMTKLIDFYLWDNKFFGSIPSSIGNMTMLTRLSLCMNNLSGSVPREIGHLESLVELSLHTNNLNGSLPPEMNNLTHLMNLQLFSNNFTGHLPRDLCLGGLLVNFTANYNYFSGPIPKSLRNCTSLFRVRLEWNQLTGNISEDLGLYPNLNYVDLSHNNLSGELTWKWGSFHNLTSLKLSNNNITGEIPSELGKATGLQLIDLSSNLIKGTIPKELGQLKALFNLTLHNNHLFGVIPFEIQMLSQLQFLNLASNNLGGSIPKQLGECSNLVQLNLSHNKFIGSIPSKIGFLHFLGNLDLSGNLLAGEIPSQIGQLKQLETMNLSHNKLSGSIPTAFVDLVSLTAVDISYNELEGPIPKIKGFIEAPFEAFMNNSGLCGNASGLKPCILLTSRRKSTKIVQTSRERISFLGERQSPLSLAVWGYEEEILHETIIQATNNFNFNNCIGKGGYGIVYRATLPAGQEVAVKKLHPSREDKLMDLKTFRNEIRMLIDIRHRNIVKLYGFCSLIEHSFLVYEFIERGSLKMNLSSEEQAMDLDWNKRLNVVKGVANALSYMHHHCSPPIIHRDISSSNVLLDLEYEARVSDFGTARLLMPDSTNWTSFAGTFGYTAPELAYTMRVNEKCDVYSFGVVTMEVIMGMHPGDLISSLSASTFSSSSSSQINQHALLKDVIDQRIPLPENRVAEGVVSIIKIAFACLLANPQSRPTMRQVASKLIARWPPLPKSFSAITLEDLMPQTTVTD, from the exons atgatgtccTTACTACATAAACCAGTCTCAATGTTTCTCGgagtccttttttttctctttctaatgtgttttccttctttctttgccTTTCCTCCTAATTTCTCTACAACTTCATTTGGTGCTGCCAAATATGTAGCTGCTGAAGGTAATAAAGAAGCGGAGGCTCTCCTAAAATGGAAAGCAAGTCTTGATGACAACCACAGTCAAGCTGTCCTGTCTTCTTGGGTTGGCAGCAGCCCTTgcaagtggcttgggatcactTGTGACAATTCTGGAAGCGTCGCGCATTTCAGCCTTACACACTTTGGTCTGAGAGGTACGCTTCATAGTTTCAACTTCTCATCCTTCCCCAATCTTCACACTCTCATTCTCTCAAAAAATTCACTCTATGGAGCTATTCCATCCCACATTAGTAACCTGACCAAAATCACCTATTTAGACTTGTGTGATAATCATTTCACAGGAAATATTCCACATGAGATAGGACTGTTAGCAAGTCTTAACTTTTTGTACCTTTGTGAAAATAATCTTATCG GAAATATTCCACTTGAGATAGGATTGTTAACAAGTCTTAACTTTTTGTACCTTTGTGAAAATAATCTTACCGGTTTGATACCATCCTCGATTGGAACTCTGAAACACCTATCCACTCTCTATCTATGGAGTAACAGACTCTCTGGCTTGATACCTCTAGAGATTGGATCACTACAATCTCTCAATTTCCTTAGCTTGTCGAGTAATGATTTAACTGGTAggatcccttcttctattggaaaTTTGAGAAACTTATCCATTCTTTATCTCTTGAACAACAAACTCACTGGTTCCATTCCTTTTTCTATTGGGAACATGACTAAGCTCATTGACT TCTATTTATGGGATAATAAATTCTTTGGTtccatcccttcttctattgggaACATGACTATGCTCACTAGACTTAGTCTGTGCATGaataatttatctggatctgTTCCTCGGGAAATAGGACACCTTGAATCCCTAGTTGAATTGAGTTTGCACACTAATAATCTCAATGGTTCTCTACCCCCCGAGATGAATAATCTCACACATTTGATGAATTTGCAATTGTTTTCAAACAATTTCACTGGCCATTTACCACGAGACTTGTGCCTTGGTGGGTTACTTGTAAATTTTACAGCCAACTACAATTATTTTTCTGGTCCAATCCCTAAAAGCTTGCGAAATTGTACTAGTCTATTTAGAGTTAGGCTTGAATGGAACCAATTGACGGGGAATATTTCTGAAGATTTAGGCCTCTACCCAAACTTGAACTATGTGGACCTCAGTCACAATAATTTGTCTGGTGAGCTGACGTGGAAATGGGGAAGTTTTCACAACTTGACGAGCCTAAAATTGTCAAACAATAATATCACCGGTGAGATACCATCAGAGCTTGGAAAGGCCACTGGACTACAACTGATTGATCTCTCATCAAATCTCATAAAAGGGACAATTCCAAAAGAATTGGGGCAGTTAAAAGCGTTGTTCAACCTTACTCTTCATAACAACCATCTTTTTGGTGTCATTCCCTTTGAAATCCAAATGCTATCTCAACTTCAATTCCTTAATTTAGCTTCTAATAATCTTGGTGGATCAATCCCAAAACAACTGGGAGAGTGCTCAAATTTAGTACAATTGAACTTGAGTCATAATAAGTTCATAGGGAGCATCCCATCTAAGATAGGCTTCCTGCATTTCCTTGGAAATCTAGATCTCAGTGGGAATCTTCTGGCAGGAGAGATACCATCACAAATTGGGCAATTGAAACAGTTAGAAACGATGAACCTCTCTCACAACAAACTTTCAGGTTCGATTCCAACTGCTTTTGTAGATTTGGTGAGCTTGACAGCTGTAGACATCTCTTACAATGAACTAGAGGGCCCTATCCCCAAAATCAAAGGCTTCATTGAAGCTCCATTTGAAGCTTTTATGAATAATAGTGGTCTCTGTGGAAATGCCAGTGGTCTAAAGCCTTGTATACTTCTTACAAGCAGGAGAAAGAGCACtaaaattgtc CAAACAAGTAGAGAAAGAATCTCGTTTTTAGGAGAGCGACAAAGTCCACTCAGTTTGGCAGTATGGGGCTATGAGGAGGAGATCCTACATGAAACTATCATCCAGGCCACTAATAATTTCAACTTCAATAATTGCATTGGGAAAGGGGGATATGGAATTGTTTATCGAGCCACGTTGCCAGCAGGTCAGGAAGTTGCCGTGAAGAAACTTCACCCATCAAGAGAGGACAAGCTTATGGATTTGAAAACTTTTAGAAATGAGATTCGCATGTTAATAGATATTCGACATCGAAATATTGTGAAGTTATATGGATTTTGTTCATTAATAGAGCACTCCTTCTTAGTTTACGAGTTCATAGAAAGGGGAAGTTTGAAGATGAATTTATCTAGCGAAGAACAGGCAATGGACTTGGATTGGAATAAAAGGCTTAATGTTGTTAAAGGAGTGGCCAATGCATTATCCTATATGCACCATCATTGCTCGCCTCCAATCATTCATCGAGACATTTCCAGCAGCAATGTTCTTTTAGATTTGGAATACGAGGCTCGTGTTTCGGATTTTGGGACAGCTCGGCTCTTGATGCCTGACTCGACCAACTGGACCTCATTTGCTGGCACCTTCGGATACACAGCTCCAG AGCTAGCTTACACAATGAGAGTGAACGAGAAGTGCGATGTCTACAGCTTTGGAGTGGTCACAATGGAAGTAATAATGGGAATGCATCCGGGTGATCTCATCTCATCTCTTTCTGCATCAACATTTTCCTCCTCGTCGAGCTCACAAATCAACCAGCATGCATTGTTGAAGGATGTGATAGACCAACGTATCCCACTTCCTGAAAATCGAGTTGCAGAAGGTGTGGTCTCCATTATCAAAATAGCATTTGCATGCTTGCTTGCCAATCCCCAATCTAGGCCAACCATGCGACAAGTAGCTTCGAAGCTCATAGCTCGATGGCCTCCGCTGCCAAAGTCATTCTCCGCAATAACATTGGAAGATCTGATGCCTCAAACAACTGTGACAGACTGA